One Rosa chinensis cultivar Old Blush chromosome 3, RchiOBHm-V2, whole genome shotgun sequence DNA window includes the following coding sequences:
- the LOC112191582 gene encoding dihydroneopterin aldolase 2 isoform X2, whose amino-acid sequence MAASVTAHEDAAIRGGDKLVLRGLKFHGFHGVKPEERKLGQKFLIDVDAWMDLRVAGRSDQLSDTISYTEIYRIVKEVVEGPPHNLLESVAELIASTTLKNYPQISAVSVKVGKPHVAVHGPLDYLGVEIFRYRSIDAPN is encoded by the exons ATGGCTGCTTCTGTGACTG CACATGAAGATGCTGCAATTAGAGGGGGAGATAAGCTTGTACTAAGGGGTTTGAAGTTCCATGGTTTCCATGGGGTGAAGCCAGAAGAAAGGAAGTTGGGTCAGAAGTTTCTGATAGATGTTGATGCTTGGATGGATCTTCGGGTGGCCGGAAGATCTGATCAGTTGTCAGACACCATTAGCTACACCGAAATTTATCG CATTGTAAAAGAGGTTGTAGAAGGGCCACCTCATAATCTTCTGGAGTCTGTTGCTGAACTCATTGCATCTACCACTCTGAAAAACTATCCCCAGATATCTGCTGTCTCTGTGAAAGTTGGAAAGCCTCACGTTGCTGTTCATGGTCCTCTTGATTACTTGGGCGTTGAGATATTTAGATACAGAAGTATTGATGCACCGAACTAA
- the LOC112191582 gene encoding dihydroneopterin aldolase 2 isoform X1 → MAASVTGTAHEDAAIRGGDKLVLRGLKFHGFHGVKPEERKLGQKFLIDVDAWMDLRVAGRSDQLSDTISYTEIYRIVKEVVEGPPHNLLESVAELIASTTLKNYPQISAVSVKVGKPHVAVHGPLDYLGVEIFRYRSIDAPN, encoded by the exons ATGGCTGCTTCTGTGACTG GAACAGCACATGAAGATGCTGCAATTAGAGGGGGAGATAAGCTTGTACTAAGGGGTTTGAAGTTCCATGGTTTCCATGGGGTGAAGCCAGAAGAAAGGAAGTTGGGTCAGAAGTTTCTGATAGATGTTGATGCTTGGATGGATCTTCGGGTGGCCGGAAGATCTGATCAGTTGTCAGACACCATTAGCTACACCGAAATTTATCG CATTGTAAAAGAGGTTGTAGAAGGGCCACCTCATAATCTTCTGGAGTCTGTTGCTGAACTCATTGCATCTACCACTCTGAAAAACTATCCCCAGATATCTGCTGTCTCTGTGAAAGTTGGAAAGCCTCACGTTGCTGTTCATGGTCCTCTTGATTACTTGGGCGTTGAGATATTTAGATACAGAAGTATTGATGCACCGAACTAA
- the LOC112191581 gene encoding L-ascorbate oxidase homolog, with amino-acid sequence MGSMTMKLLLLCLSIGVISVVHGEDPYLFFTWNVTYGTISPLGVPQQGILINGEFPGPNINSTTNNNIVINVFNNLDEPLMFTWNGIQQKKNSWQDGTPGTMCPIPPGQNYTYHFQVKDQIGSYFYYPITAMHRAGGAFGGLRINSRLLIPVPYADPEDDYTVLIGDWYTKSHSSLRKQLDMGRSMGRPDGVLINGKNAKGDGTDEPLFNMTPGKTYKFRVCNVGLKNSLNFRIQGHTMKLVEMEGSHVVQNIYESLDVHLGQCFSALVTADKEPMDYYMVADTRFTKTMLTGLGIIRYTNGKGPASPELPSPPVGLAWSLNQARSFRWNLTASAARPNPQGSYHYGAINITRTIKLVNSARKVDGKLRYAINGVSHIDTETPLKYAQYFGVADKVFKYDIIKDEPSAEAEDKITLAPNVVNQTYRDFVEIIFENHEKSIQSWHLDGFAFFPTAIEFGRWAPEKRRNYNLLDAISRHTVHVYPGSWAAIMLTFDNAGMWNLRSAQPERAYLGQQLYLSVENVARSLRDEYMLLDQTPLCGIVKGLPQPPPYGP; translated from the coding sequence ATGGGTTCCATGACCATGAAATTGCTGCTGTTGTGCCTCTCGATTGGCGTAATCTCAGTTGTTCATGGTGAGGATCCTTACCTTTTCTTCACATGGAATGTAACCTATGGAACCATCTCTCCCCTAGGAGTCCCCCAGCAAGGCATTCTCATCAACGGCGAGTTTCCGGGACCTAACATTAACTCCACCACCAACAACAACATCGTCATCAATGTCTTCAACAACCTTGATGAACCATTGATGTTCACATGGAATGGAATCCAACAGAAGAAGAATTCATGGCAAGATGGAACACCAGGGACTATGTGCCCTATTCCTCCTGGTCAGAACTACACGTACCACTTCCAAGTGAAGGACCAGATTGGAAGCTATTTCTACTATCCCATCACTGCCATGCACAGAGCAGGTGGTGCCTTCGGTGGCCTCCGCATTAACAGTCGTCTCTTGATCCCAGTTCCATATGCTGATCCCGAGGATGACTACACCGTCCTCATCGGCGACTGGTACACCAAAAGCCACAGCAGTCTCAGGAAACAATTGGACATGGGTCGCTCCATGGGAAGGCCAGACGGTGTCCTCATTAATGGCAAGAACGCAAAGGGAGATGGCACTGATGAGCCCCTCTTCAACATGACGCCCGGAAAGACCTACAAGTTCAGAGTCTGCAATGTTGGTCTCAAGAACTCGCTCAACTTCAGGATCCAAGGCCACACAATGAAGCTTGTTGAGATGGAAGGCTCTCACGTCGTCCAGAACATATACGAGTCTCTTGATGTGCATCTCGGGCAATGCTTTTCGGCGCTTGTCACGGCTGACAAAGAACCTATGGACTACTACATGGTGGCTGACACCCGCTTCACCAAGACTATGCTCACTGGTTTAGGCATTATCCGATACACCAACGGCAAGGGTCCTGCAAGCCCCGAACTCCCTTCGCCTCCTGTGGGATTGGCTTGGTCTCTCAACCAAGCCCGCTCCTTCAGatggaacctcactgccagtgCTGCCAGGCCTAACCCTCAAGGCTCCTATCACTATGGTGCCATCAACATCACCCGCACCATCAAGCTCGTCAACTCTGCCCGCAAGGTTGATGGCAAGCTGCGTTATGCCATAAATGGAGTCTCCCACATTGACACTGAAACTCCACTCAAGTATGCCCAGTACTTTGGAGTTGCGGACAAGGTCTTCAAGTACGACATCATCAAGGACGAGCCCTCAGCCGAAGCAGAAGACAAGATCACCTTAGCACCTAATGTTGTCAACCAAACCTACCGGGACTTTGTGGAGATTATCTTTGAGAACCACGAGAAGAGCATTCAGTCATGGCATCTGGATGGATTCGCCTTCTTTCCCACTGCCATTGAGTTTGGGAGGTGGGCACCAGAGAAGAGAAGGAACTACAACCTTCTTGACGCCATAAGCAGACACACCGTCCACGTGTATCCTGGCTCATGGGCCGCCATTATGTTGACATTCGACAACGCTGGAATGTGGAACTTGAGGTCAGCACAGCCGGAGAGGGCGTACCTAGGACAACAGCTCTACCTGAGTGTTGAAAATGTCGCACGCTCTCTGAGGGACGAGTACATGCTGCTAGACCAGACACCTCTCTGTGGCATCGTCAAGGGTCTCCCTCAACCCCCTCCATACGGCCCTTAA
- the LOC112194304 gene encoding L-ascorbate oxidase homolog has translation MMNILLLCLLIGAISVVHGEDPYLFFTWNVTYGTISPLGVPQQGILINGEFPGPNINSTTNNNIVINVFNNLDEPLMFTWNGIQQKKNSWQDGTPGTMCPIPPGQNYTYHFQVKDQIGSYFYYPITAMHRAGGAFGGLRINSRLLIPVPYADPEDDYTVLIGDWYTKSHSSLRKQLDMGRSLGRPDGVLINGKNAKGDGTDEPLFNMTPGKTYKFRVCNVGLKNSLNFRIQGHTMKLVEMEGSHVVQNIYESLDVHLGQCFSALVTADKEPMDYYMVADTRFTKTMLNGLGIIRYTNGKGPASPELPSPPVGLDWSLNQARSFRWNLTASAARPNPQGSYHYGAINITRTIKLVNSASKVDGKLRYAINGVSHIDIETPLKYAQYFGVADKVFKYDIIKDEPSAEAEDKITLAPNVVNQTYRDFVEIIFENHEKSIQSWHLDGFAFFPAAIEFGRWAPEKRRNYNLLDAISRHTVHVYPGSWAAIMLTFDNAGMWNLRSAQPERAYLGQQLYLSVENVARSLRDEYMMPDQTPLCGIVKGLPQPPPYGP, from the coding sequence ATGATGAATATTTTGTTGTTGTGCCTCTTGATTGGCGCAATCTCGGTTGTTCATGGTGAGGATCCTTACCTTTTCTTCACATGGAATGTAACCTATGGAACCATCTCTCCCCTAGGAGTCCCCCAGCAAGGCATTCTCATCAACGGCGAGTTTCCGGGACCTAACATTAACTCCACCACCAATAACAACATCGTCATCAATGTCTTCAACAACCTTGATGAACCATTGATGTTCACATGGAATGGAATCCAACAGAAGAAGAATTCATGGCAAGATGGAACACCAGGGACTATGTGCCCTATTCCTCCTGGTCAGAACTACACGTACCACTTCCAAGTGAAGGACCAGATTGGAAGCTATTTCTACTATCCCATCACCGCCATGCACAGAGCAGGTGGTGCCTTTGGTGGCCTCCGCATTAACAGTCGTCTCTTGATCCCAGTTCCATATGCTGATCCCGAGGATGACTACACCGTCCTCATCGGCGACTGGTACACCAAAAGCCACAGCAGTCTCAGGAAACAATTGGACATGGGTCGCTCCTTGGGAAGGCCTGACGGTGTCCTCATTAATGGCAAGAACGCAAAGGGAGATGGCACTGATGAGCCCCTCTTCAACATGACGCCCGGAAAGACCTACAAGTTCAGAGTCTGCAATGTTGGTCTCAAGAACTCGCTCAACTTCAGGATCCAAGGCCACACAATGAAGCTTGTTGAGATGGAAGGCTCTCACGTCGTCCAGAACATATACGAGTCTCTTGATGTGCATCTCGGGCAATGCTTTTCGGCGCTTGTCACGGCTGACAAAGAACCTATGGACTACTACATGGTGGCTGACACCCGATTCACCAAGACTATGCTCAACGGTTTAGGCATTATTCGATACACCAACGGTAAGGGTCCCGCAAGCCCCGAACTCCCTTCGCCCCCTGTGGGATTGGATTGGTCTCTCAACCAAGCCCGCTCCTTCAGatggaacctcactgccagtgCTGCCAGGCCTAACCCTCAAGGCTCCTATCACTATGGTGCCATCAACATCACCCGCACCATCAAGCTCGTCAACTCTGCCAGCAAGGTTGATGGCAAGCTGCGCTATGCCATAAATGGAGTCTCCCACATTGATATTGAAACCCCACTCAAGTATGCCCAGTACTTTGGAGTTGCGGACAAGGTCTTCAAGTACGATATCATCAAGGACGAGCCCTCAGCTGAAGCAGAAGACAAGATCACCTTAGCACCTAATGTTGTCAACCAAACCTACCGGGACTTTGTGGAGATTATCTTTGAGAACCACGAGAAGAGCATTCAGTCATGGCATCTGGATGGATTCGCTTTCTTTCCCGCTGCCATTGAGTTTGGGAGGTGGGCACCAGAGAAGAGAAGGAACTACAACCTTCTTGACGCCATAAGCCGACACACCGTCCACGTGTATCCCGGCTCATGGGCCGCCATTATGTTGACATTCGACAACGCTGGAATGTGGAACTTGAGGTCAGCACAGCCGGAGAGGGCGTACCTAGGACAACAGCTCTACCTGAGTGTTGAAAATGTCGCACGCTCTCTCAGGGACGAGTACATGATGCCAGACCAGACACCTCTCTGTGGCATCGTCAAGGGTCTCCCTCAACCCCCTCCATACGGCCCTTAA